A region from the Maridesulfovibrio zosterae DSM 11974 genome encodes:
- the queA gene encoding tRNA preQ1(34) S-adenosylmethionine ribosyltransferase-isomerase QueA, producing MKIKNEDYFLQSYNFELPEKQIAQCPAVMRHGSKLMVLDQKTGETEIKSFIDIVDLLPDGALLVANNSKVIPARIFGKKPTGGRVEFLLLTPLPLIEPSESEGIKKAIAKGLLRASKSPKTGDTVVFECGMKITVLGKGKFGLSEVELEWKGDLKTIFETCGNIPLPPYIHRAADETDNERYQTLYACDEKAGSVAAPTAGLHFSEEINSRLKAKGIERVEVTLYVGYGTFSPVRAEDIRDHEMHAEYIELPEETAKAVIKAKKEGRPVIAVGTTSARTLEGAFQQTGKICEFKGETSIFIYPGFEFKVVDRMITNFHLPESSLVIMISALAGRENVLAAYKRAVDNQFRFFSYGDSMYIK from the coding sequence ATGAAGATAAAAAACGAAGACTATTTTTTGCAGAGTTATAACTTTGAGCTACCGGAAAAACAAATTGCTCAATGTCCAGCTGTAATGCGCCATGGATCAAAACTCATGGTGCTAGATCAAAAGACCGGTGAAACGGAGATTAAATCTTTTATAGATATAGTTGATCTGTTACCGGATGGAGCACTGCTGGTGGCAAACAATTCAAAAGTTATCCCGGCACGCATCTTTGGTAAAAAGCCTACCGGAGGACGGGTAGAATTTTTATTGCTTACCCCCCTGCCGCTTATAGAACCATCTGAATCAGAAGGAATAAAAAAAGCTATAGCAAAAGGTTTGTTGCGAGCATCTAAAAGCCCGAAAACAGGTGATACAGTAGTCTTTGAATGCGGTATGAAAATTACCGTTCTAGGCAAAGGTAAGTTCGGCTTATCCGAAGTAGAACTTGAATGGAAAGGTGATCTTAAGACAATTTTCGAAACATGCGGAAATATCCCTCTTCCACCATACATACACCGCGCTGCGGATGAAACAGATAACGAAAGATACCAGACCCTTTACGCATGTGATGAAAAAGCCGGCTCTGTTGCAGCCCCCACGGCTGGACTTCATTTCTCTGAAGAAATCAACAGCAGGCTGAAAGCCAAAGGAATTGAACGTGTCGAAGTCACTTTATATGTCGGATACGGTACATTCAGCCCGGTACGGGCCGAAGATATCCGTGATCACGAAATGCACGCAGAGTACATTGAACTGCCGGAGGAGACAGCTAAAGCCGTCATTAAGGCTAAAAAAGAGGGACGACCAGTAATAGCGGTAGGAACGACCTCGGCACGAACCTTAGAAGGAGCTTTCCAGCAGACAGGTAAGATTTGCGAATTTAAAGGAGAAACGAGTATATTCATCTATCCCGGCTTTGAATTTAAAGTTGTTGATCGTATGATTACAAATTTCCATTTGCCAGAATCATCACTTGTCATTATGATTTCAGCTCTCGCAGGTAGAGAAAATGTGTTAGCTGCCTACAAAAGAGCCGTGGATAATCAATTCAGATTCTTCTCTTACGGTGATTCCATGTATATCAAATAA
- a CDS encoding 4Fe-4S dicluster domain-containing protein has product MSRVEFLDERCKGCLLCTTVCPKQIIRQSDRFNQHGYKVAEVAAEDMEKCTGCTSCALICPDIAIRVFKTKKAKGAQDG; this is encoded by the coding sequence ATGTCACGAGTAGAATTTTTGGATGAACGGTGTAAGGGCTGCCTGCTCTGTACCACCGTATGTCCAAAGCAAATCATAAGGCAATCCGACCGGTTCAACCAGCATGGATATAAAGTTGCTGAAGTTGCGGCAGAGGATATGGAAAAGTGTACCGGATGTACATCCTGTGCACTGATTTGTCCGGACATTGCTATCCGGGTTTTCAAAACTAAAAAAGCCAAAGGAGCACAGGATGGCTAA
- a CDS encoding 3-methyl-2-oxobutanoate dehydrogenase subunit VorB, translated as MAKNGEKLFIKGNEAISRGAIAAGLKCYFGYPITPQNDIPEYMSAALPAAGGEFVQAESEVAAANMLIGSASCGVRCMTSSSSPGVSLKQEAISYLAGSQLPAVIVNMSRGGPGLGDIGPSQGDYFQSTKGGGHGDYRTLVLAPGTCQEAYDLIIEAFDLAFKYRNPVMILGDAIIGQMKEPVITWTPEEKAHDEGLNWRIEGAEGRDHRIIKSLFLSEGSLAEHNKTLQDKYDDMAKHTKQELFETEDAELIVVAYGSIGRIVKSTIRKMRAQGHKVGLFRPITLYPFPSQELKSLAEQGKKFLTIEHNLGQMVEDVRLSIRTIRDSDFFGFMPGNLPTPDDFEEPILKSLGGK; from the coding sequence ATGGCTAAGAACGGCGAAAAGCTTTTTATTAAAGGCAACGAAGCCATATCTCGCGGAGCCATTGCAGCCGGTCTCAAGTGCTACTTCGGTTATCCGATCACTCCGCAGAATGATATTCCTGAATATATGTCCGCAGCTCTTCCCGCAGCAGGCGGAGAATTTGTGCAGGCCGAAAGTGAAGTTGCCGCAGCCAATATGCTCATAGGCTCAGCCTCATGCGGTGTAAGGTGTATGACTTCATCCTCTAGCCCCGGTGTTTCTTTGAAACAGGAAGCGATCTCCTATCTGGCAGGAAGCCAGCTGCCGGCAGTTATTGTTAATATGTCTCGAGGTGGACCGGGCCTTGGTGATATCGGCCCCAGTCAGGGCGATTATTTTCAGTCCACGAAAGGCGGCGGTCACGGTGACTATAGAACTCTTGTTCTGGCCCCGGGAACCTGTCAGGAAGCATATGATCTGATCATTGAAGCTTTTGACCTTGCATTCAAATACCGCAACCCGGTCATGATTCTTGGTGATGCCATTATCGGTCAGATGAAAGAACCCGTTATTACTTGGACTCCAGAAGAAAAAGCCCACGATGAAGGCCTTAACTGGCGCATTGAAGGAGCTGAAGGTCGTGATCATCGCATCATCAAATCACTGTTTTTAAGTGAAGGTTCTTTAGCAGAACATAACAAAACACTGCAGGACAAATATGATGATATGGCAAAGCACACCAAGCAGGAACTTTTCGAAACAGAAGATGCTGAACTTATCGTAGTTGCCTACGGTTCCATCGGACGTATTGTTAAGAGCACAATTAGAAAAATGCGTGCTCAGGGTCATAAAGTCGGTCTTTTCCGTCCTATCACCCTTTACCCCTTTCCTTCCCAGGAACTTAAGAGTCTTGCGGAACAGGGTAAAAAATTCCTGACTATTGAACATAACCTCGGTCAGATGGTTGAAGACGTACGTCTTTCCATTCGTACCATTAGAGACAGTGATTTCTTCGGCTTCATGCCCGGAAACCTGCCTACCCCCGACGACTTCGAGGAGCCAATCCTCAAAAGCCTTGGAGGGAAATAG
- a CDS encoding thiamine pyrophosphate-dependent enzyme, producing the protein MSEQEILAFDKADAIVDVPTHYCPGCQHGVAQRLAGELLSEMGLTENTLLVTSIGCSVFLYNYLKVDSVEAPHGRAPAVATGVKRARGDKFVLSYQGDGDLASIGMAEIMHCANRGEKVSIIFVNNTVYGMTGGQMAPTTLEGQKTTTSPAGRNPAKEGLPIRMAEIIGQLGGTAYSARVALNNVKNIRKAKKAMKKAFEVQQAGLGFGFVELLATCPTNWRMTPIQANERIENEMIPYFPLGVYKDVTAED; encoded by the coding sequence ATGAGCGAACAAGAAATTCTGGCCTTTGACAAGGCTGACGCTATTGTTGATGTTCCAACTCACTACTGCCCAGGCTGCCAGCACGGAGTTGCCCAGAGATTGGCAGGTGAACTGCTCTCTGAAATGGGACTGACTGAAAACACACTTCTGGTGACATCTATCGGTTGTTCTGTGTTTCTTTACAATTACCTAAAAGTTGATAGCGTTGAAGCACCGCATGGCCGTGCTCCAGCAGTTGCAACAGGCGTTAAGAGAGCCCGTGGAGACAAATTTGTTCTCTCCTATCAGGGAGACGGTGACCTTGCTTCCATCGGCATGGCTGAAATTATGCACTGTGCCAACCGTGGTGAGAAAGTTTCCATCATTTTCGTAAACAACACAGTTTACGGAATGACCGGTGGTCAGATGGCTCCCACTACACTCGAAGGACAGAAGACAACAACATCCCCAGCCGGACGTAATCCAGCTAAAGAAGGTCTTCCTATCCGCATGGCTGAAATTATCGGCCAGCTGGGCGGAACTGCATACTCAGCCCGCGTGGCTCTTAACAATGTGAAAAACATTCGTAAGGCCAAAAAGGCTATGAAAAAAGCTTTTGAAGTTCAGCAGGCCGGTCTTGGATTCGGTTTTGTTGAGCTGCTGGCTACCTGCCCGACGAACTGGAGAATGACCCCGATACAGGCGAATGAAAGGATCGAAAATGAGATGATCCCTTACTTCCCTCTGGGTGTATATAAAGACGTAACGGCGGAGGACTAA
- a CDS encoding 2-oxoacid:acceptor oxidoreductase family protein encodes MSKYLDSIIAGFGGQGVMLIGNLLAYAGMNAGLNVTYIPVYGPEMRGGTANCTVVLSDEEIGSPIIRSPHSLIIMNRPSLDKFQPMLIDNGVQIVNSSLIDNELVETDRIKSYLVPCNDIADKLGNTRMANMVALGAFIKATGIMDLKAVIDSLENVISAHYSHLIPKNAEALQAGADAI; translated from the coding sequence ATGAGCAAATACCTCGACAGCATCATTGCAGGATTCGGTGGACAGGGCGTCATGCTCATCGGTAATCTGCTGGCATATGCCGGTATGAATGCCGGACTGAATGTAACTTACATTCCGGTTTACGGCCCCGAAATGCGTGGCGGAACCGCCAACTGTACAGTTGTACTCTCTGATGAAGAAATAGGTTCTCCGATCATTCGCAGTCCACATAGCCTTATTATTATGAACAGACCATCTCTGGATAAGTTTCAGCCTATGTTGATAGATAACGGCGTCCAGATCGTTAACTCATCCCTCATTGATAATGAACTGGTTGAAACTGACCGTATCAAATCATATTTAGTACCATGCAATGACATTGCAGATAAACTCGGTAATACACGTATGGCTAACATGGTTGCTCTGGGAGCATTTATCAAAGCTACCGGAATCATGGATCTGAAAGCTGTAATTGATTCTCTGGAAAACGTAATCTCAGCACACTACAGCCACCTGATACCCAAAAATGCTGAAGCTCTGCAGGCTGGAGCTGACGCCATCTAG
- the aroE gene encoding shikimate dehydrogenase, whose translation MSVFIPERLFGIIGHPLGHTMSPRLHNWAFEQYKIPAVYMTWPTAPEKVKNFMQSFRNLPISGASVTIPHKLSVINYIDQLTPRAKAVGAVNTLYWRNDHIVGDNTDTAGVSEPLRPHCSQVKKALLIGAGGAARAAIYGLKSLNIKEIFITNRTKSKADDLAKEFKISVIDWDNRGDQHFDLIVNSTALGMSGKFEKINPMIMAEQDSNTIIYDLVYNPLETALIKEATEKGCTIIHGIEMFLHQGIEQFKIWTGKNIEPQAARHLLMKHL comes from the coding sequence ATGAGCGTTTTCATACCTGAGAGGTTATTCGGAATAATTGGACACCCACTTGGACATACCATGAGCCCCCGACTTCACAATTGGGCATTTGAACAATACAAGATTCCAGCCGTATACATGACTTGGCCAACCGCTCCTGAGAAAGTAAAAAATTTCATGCAAAGTTTTCGCAATCTGCCAATATCAGGTGCAAGCGTTACAATTCCTCACAAATTATCTGTAATAAACTACATTGATCAACTAACACCACGTGCGAAAGCAGTAGGAGCAGTAAATACACTATACTGGCGAAATGATCATATCGTAGGAGACAATACAGATACAGCAGGAGTATCCGAGCCTCTTAGACCACACTGTTCTCAAGTAAAAAAAGCTCTCTTGATCGGTGCCGGTGGAGCAGCCCGCGCCGCTATTTACGGACTTAAAAGTTTAAATATAAAGGAAATATTTATTACAAACCGTACTAAATCAAAAGCTGATGATCTCGCTAAAGAATTTAAAATATCAGTAATTGATTGGGATAATCGCGGAGATCAGCACTTTGATCTTATTGTAAACTCTACCGCACTGGGAATGTCCGGAAAATTTGAGAAGATCAACCCAATGATCATGGCTGAGCAGGACTCAAATACTATCATCTATGACTTAGTCTATAACCCTCTTGAAACAGCTTTAATTAAGGAAGCGACAGAAAAGGGATGCACAATAATTCACGGCATTGAAATGTTCCTGCACCAGGGTATTGAACAATTTAAAATCTGGACCGGCAAAAACATAGAGCCGCAAGCAGCCCGTCATTTATTGATGAAGCATTTATAA
- a CDS encoding NAD-dependent succinate-semialdehyde dehydrogenase, translating to MAIQSTNPATGKVEKEFDEWTPVRTIEVVSAVHSAFTDWRNSTFSYRSDCLKSMAEVLRSSADEFAFLMATEMGKPLSSGRAEVLKSATVCEYYAEHGESMLTSEPYFVDGMQAYVDYAPLGTVLAVMPWNYPVWQVLRIAIPTLMAGNTMVLKHASNVPQCALAIEEVFKKSLFPDNVFRTLLIGTGQVESVLNHDSVIGVCLTGSESAGRKVAAVAGSRLKRSVMELGGSDAFVVLADADLDEAALTGATSRCSNAGQACIAAKRFIVHKDVYESFVQKLKVNMESVKPSDPFDDETVMGPMASIEFRSDLQNQVDRAVAAGGKLELGGVIPDGAGAFYPPTIIRDIPFDSEVSREEFFGPVAMIFRAENDEQAMQMANDSSFGLGGSVWTQDVERGLKLARQIEAGLVYVNGRVSSRPPLPFGGIKNSGYGRELSTYGIREFVNVKSIFIG from the coding sequence ATGGCTATTCAAAGTACCAACCCTGCAACTGGAAAGGTTGAAAAAGAATTTGATGAGTGGACTCCTGTACGGACAATTGAAGTTGTTTCAGCAGTGCATTCAGCTTTTACTGACTGGAGAAATTCAACTTTTTCTTATCGATCTGATTGTTTAAAAAGTATGGCTGAAGTCTTGCGCAGCAGTGCTGATGAATTTGCATTTCTGATGGCTACGGAAATGGGTAAGCCTTTAAGCTCTGGCAGAGCAGAAGTGTTAAAGTCTGCAACTGTCTGCGAATACTATGCTGAACATGGTGAGTCCATGCTTACAAGTGAACCCTATTTTGTCGATGGAATGCAGGCTTATGTCGATTACGCTCCCTTAGGAACTGTTCTTGCTGTAATGCCGTGGAATTATCCTGTCTGGCAGGTTTTGCGTATTGCTATTCCAACACTCATGGCAGGCAATACAATGGTTCTCAAGCATGCTTCAAACGTCCCTCAGTGTGCATTGGCTATAGAGGAAGTATTTAAGAAAAGTTTGTTCCCTGACAATGTGTTCAGAACTCTTCTAATAGGTACTGGACAGGTTGAAAGTGTACTTAATCATGATTCTGTCATAGGTGTCTGTCTTACAGGCAGTGAGAGCGCCGGGCGGAAAGTAGCCGCTGTAGCAGGCTCGCGACTCAAAAGAAGTGTTATGGAGCTTGGGGGGAGTGATGCATTTGTAGTTTTGGCAGATGCGGATCTCGATGAAGCTGCATTGACAGGGGCTACTTCACGCTGTTCAAATGCCGGACAGGCGTGCATTGCAGCTAAACGCTTTATTGTTCATAAGGACGTATACGAGTCATTTGTTCAGAAGCTTAAAGTTAATATGGAGTCTGTAAAGCCATCTGATCCATTTGATGACGAGACTGTTATGGGACCTATGGCTTCCATCGAGTTCAGAAGTGACCTGCAAAATCAGGTTGATCGTGCTGTTGCTGCTGGGGGTAAGCTCGAATTGGGAGGTGTTATCCCTGATGGAGCTGGGGCTTTTTATCCTCCTACAATTATACGTGACATCCCCTTTGATTCTGAGGTCAGCAGGGAAGAATTTTTTGGTCCTGTAGCTATGATATTTCGTGCTGAAAATGATGAGCAGGCAATGCAAATGGCCAATGATAGTTCTTTTGGGCTGGGTGGGTCTGTCTGGACACAAGACGTGGAAAGAGGTCTTAAACTTGCGCGGCAGATTGAGGCTGGTCTTGTTTATGTCAATGGTCGCGTCAGCAGCCGTCCTCCTTTACCTTTTGGCGGTATTAAAAATTCCGGTTACGGACGTGAACTCTCTACTTACGGTATCCGTGAGTTTGTTAATGTTAAATCTATTTTTATTGGTTAG
- a CDS encoding LysM peptidoglycan-binding domain-containing protein — protein sequence MPNSLRLIVLLVIFAFFAGCAPKGATVAENEICDTPVLTADNSEKKVDQDVADSGVEPLDPELEAAPQESETLTPEEQKALLSSNGIYFNLDEHDTKEVQQYFGFFTHKARKTFDRWLKRSEPFLPYVRQVLSENNMPQDLAMLPFAESGYNAWAYSRVGAAGMWQFMPYTGRKYGLRVDWWVDERRDPYKSTQAAVKYLGVLHEMFGDWHLALAAYNAGEGKIGRALKKTGCDNFFDLTKNNYKLSRRYRLRAETKNYVPKFIAISKIFKNLDELGFDNINWANGIKVETVKVPGGTDLLALAKACGMKWSEFNKLNPHFRRQVSPPDGIINAYLPERVMADAADYLESPGARPFAGYKRYKIRSGDSWYRIAHRYGVPVAVLKSVNNRKSNIIRPGRFIMIPGKGSKTAIYTARKSKTRRTAQNRANYRVRSGDTLWDIASRYKVSVNTLKRANGLYSSKLKIGQKLYIPDNSARRTAKSIAKAENVKQELVNYSVRRGDNLWKIARRFGVKVSSLMRWNSLNSKSILRPGDKLKVYVR from the coding sequence ATGCCGAATTCGCTCCGGTTAATTGTTCTTTTGGTTATTTTTGCATTTTTTGCTGGCTGTGCGCCGAAAGGGGCTACTGTTGCTGAGAATGAAATATGTGATACTCCGGTACTGACTGCTGATAACAGTGAAAAAAAAGTAGATCAGGATGTTGCTGATTCCGGTGTAGAGCCACTCGATCCTGAACTTGAAGCCGCTCCGCAGGAATCAGAAACACTTACACCTGAAGAGCAGAAAGCCCTGTTATCCAGCAACGGGATTTATTTCAATCTTGATGAGCATGATACTAAAGAAGTACAGCAGTATTTTGGTTTTTTCACTCATAAGGCCCGTAAAACATTTGATCGCTGGCTTAAACGTTCCGAACCTTTTCTGCCATATGTCCGTCAGGTTCTTTCTGAAAACAATATGCCTCAGGATCTTGCCATGCTGCCTTTCGCTGAAAGCGGATACAATGCATGGGCGTATTCTCGTGTTGGTGCTGCAGGAATGTGGCAGTTCATGCCATATACAGGTCGTAAGTACGGACTACGGGTTGACTGGTGGGTTGATGAGCGCCGTGATCCATATAAATCTACTCAGGCTGCTGTAAAGTATTTGGGCGTTCTTCATGAAATGTTCGGTGACTGGCATCTTGCTCTTGCTGCGTATAATGCCGGTGAAGGCAAAATTGGTCGCGCACTGAAAAAGACTGGTTGTGACAATTTTTTCGATTTAACTAAGAATAATTATAAACTTAGCAGGCGTTATAGACTTAGGGCTGAGACCAAAAACTACGTACCCAAGTTTATCGCTATATCTAAGATCTTTAAAAACCTTGATGAGCTCGGATTTGACAATATTAACTGGGCCAATGGTATTAAGGTTGAAACAGTTAAAGTTCCGGGTGGAACCGACCTTCTTGCCCTTGCTAAGGCATGTGGCATGAAGTGGAGTGAATTTAACAAGTTGAATCCACATTTTCGCAGGCAGGTAAGTCCGCCGGATGGGATTATTAATGCCTACTTACCTGAGCGGGTTATGGCTGACGCAGCTGACTATCTTGAATCTCCAGGGGCGCGTCCGTTTGCTGGGTATAAACGGTACAAAATTCGTAGTGGAGATTCATGGTACCGCATAGCACACCGCTATGGTGTTCCGGTAGCTGTTCTTAAGTCTGTTAATAATCGTAAAAGTAATATTATTAGACCCGGTCGCTTTATTATGATTCCGGGGAAAGGCTCTAAAACTGCGATATACACTGCAAGAAAGAGTAAAACTCGTCGTACAGCCCAAAATCGTGCCAACTATAGGGTTCGTTCAGGAGATACTCTCTGGGATATTGCCAGTCGTTATAAAGTAAGTGTGAATACCCTTAAGAGAGCTAATGGTCTTTATTCTTCAAAGCTTAAAATAGGCCAAAAGCTGTATATTCCTGACAACTCAGCCCGCAGGACTGCAAAGTCCATTGCCAAAGCTGAGAATGTTAAGCAGGAGCTTGTAAATTATAGCGTACGACGTGGTGATAATCTTTGGAAGATTGCACGTAGGTTCGGAGTAAAAGTCTCATCTCTAATGAGGTGGAACAGCTTGAATTCCAAGAGCATTCTTCGCCCAGGAGATAAGCTCAAGGTTTACGTCAGATAA
- the rlmB gene encoding 23S rRNA (guanosine(2251)-2'-O)-methyltransferase RlmB, producing MKKDSREDDNTIIAGRNPVQELLLEAPEKIDMLYLQKGRQDKNFERTIQRCKKFGIKYKITDKIELNRVYAGNHQGVIAKVAAMSYTEFDDMLENLSEAPLPLLIVLDQVQDPGNIGVLARSLYALGGAGIVTARHGGAFLGPAAVKSSAGALTRLPVARVANIAQSLDKALDMGINIYGAGLAEDSSSAYTADIHLPAILVLGNEEKGIRFNVEKRCQKMIHIPFRRDFDSLNVAQAGAMLIGEFSRRNS from the coding sequence ATGAAAAAAGATAGTAGAGAAGACGACAATACCATCATAGCAGGCCGTAATCCTGTCCAGGAGCTGCTTTTAGAAGCTCCGGAAAAGATTGACATGCTTTACTTGCAGAAAGGGCGTCAGGACAAGAATTTCGAAAGAACAATTCAGCGCTGCAAAAAATTTGGAATAAAATATAAAATTACAGATAAAATCGAACTGAACCGTGTATACGCCGGTAATCATCAGGGTGTCATCGCCAAAGTAGCTGCAATGTCATATACTGAATTTGATGATATGCTGGAAAATTTATCTGAAGCACCACTGCCGCTGCTTATTGTCCTTGATCAGGTCCAAGACCCGGGCAACATCGGTGTACTTGCCCGCTCACTCTATGCGCTCGGCGGGGCAGGAATAGTTACAGCCCGTCACGGTGGAGCTTTCCTCGGTCCTGCTGCAGTAAAATCAAGTGCTGGGGCTTTGACCCGTCTACCTGTAGCAAGAGTTGCGAACATAGCTCAATCACTAGATAAAGCTCTTGATATGGGAATTAATATCTATGGCGCCGGGCTGGCCGAAGATTCATCTTCAGCATACACAGCAGATATTCATCTTCCAGCAATACTTGTACTCGGTAATGAAGAAAAAGGTATTCGTTTCAACGTAGAAAAACGTTGCCAGAAAATGATACATATTCCCTTTCGACGGGATTTCGACTCTTTGAATGTAGCTCAGGCTGGAGCGATGCTTATCGGCGAATTCTCAAGAAGAAACTCGTAA
- the fliQ gene encoding flagellar biosynthesis protein FliQ translates to MTPEFVIGFAKQSIELALTLALPMLGVGLVVGIFVSVIQAATQIQEMTLTFVPKIVSMFIALLFAFPWIMDKMIDFTRNIFLNLPNYIK, encoded by the coding sequence ATGACTCCTGAATTTGTAATCGGATTTGCTAAGCAGTCTATTGAACTGGCTTTGACACTTGCTCTCCCCATGTTGGGAGTCGGGTTAGTGGTCGGTATTTTTGTTTCAGTTATTCAGGCCGCTACTCAGATTCAGGAAATGACGCTTACTTTTGTGCCGAAAATTGTTTCAATGTTTATTGCGCTGCTTTTTGCCTTTCCTTGGATTATGGATAAGATGATCGATTTTACGCGAAATATATTTTTGAATTTGCCTAATTATATTAAATAA
- the fliP gene encoding flagellar type III secretion system pore protein FliP (The bacterial flagellar biogenesis protein FliP forms a type III secretion system (T3SS)-type pore required for flagellar assembly.): MLRIKANLPDILKKKIPALLTLSAVLLLVLPAIVFAQDQTIPTLTLNLAAGQSEPEQVSKLLEILFLLTVLGMAPSIMLTMTSFTRIIIVFHFLRQAMGTQQMPPNQILASLAIFMTVVIMMPTGKAINDTALQPYLNEDIGFSEALDKAQIPVRKFLFKHTREKDLSIFYSITGEKRPETKEDVNTMLLIAAYTISELKTGFTIGFLIYIPFLILDMVIASILLAMGMMMLPPAMVSLPFKILLFIMVDGWTLLTGSIVNTFQ, from the coding sequence ATGTTAAGAATAAAAGCGAATTTGCCGGATATCTTGAAAAAGAAAATACCGGCTCTTCTGACTCTTAGTGCAGTGCTTTTGCTGGTTCTACCGGCGATTGTTTTTGCACAGGATCAGACTATACCGACCCTCACTCTGAATCTTGCCGCAGGGCAGTCAGAGCCTGAGCAGGTCTCTAAACTGCTTGAAATTCTTTTTCTGCTTACTGTTCTGGGTATGGCACCGTCAATTATGCTGACTATGACCTCATTTACCAGAATTATCATTGTTTTTCATTTTTTACGCCAAGCTATGGGCACGCAGCAGATGCCGCCCAACCAGATTCTGGCTTCTCTTGCCATTTTCATGACCGTGGTCATTATGATGCCTACAGGTAAAGCCATTAATGACACAGCACTTCAGCCTTACCTCAATGAGGATATAGGTTTTTCTGAGGCCTTGGATAAGGCACAGATTCCTGTTCGTAAGTTCCTTTTTAAGCATACCCGAGAGAAAGACCTTTCAATTTTTTATTCTATTACGGGTGAAAAGCGGCCTGAGACAAAAGAGGATGTAAATACGATGCTCCTTATTGCCGCTTACACTATCAGCGAGCTTAAAACTGGATTTACCATTGGTTTTCTTATTTACATACCTTTTCTCATTCTAGATATGGTTATCGCAAGTATCCTGCTTGCCATGGGTATGATGATGCTGCCACCTGCTATGGTGTCGCTGCCATTCAAAATATTACTTTTTATCATGGTTGATGGGTGGACACTTTTGACAGGGTCTATCGTCAACACTTTTCAGTGA
- the fliO gene encoding flagellar biosynthetic protein FliO, whose protein sequence is MLNATDVVPLVPDAGVGSVLKMSGALFFILAMLLLAYYFLRRFNIGGSFPGARKGDLQIVERLPLGPRQNITVIKYRDREMVVGITHDRITLLHARDEGNVKNKSEFAGYLEKENTGSSDS, encoded by the coding sequence TTGCTTAACGCAACAGATGTTGTCCCACTTGTTCCTGACGCCGGGGTGGGGTCAGTTCTTAAGATGTCCGGGGCACTTTTTTTTATTTTGGCAATGCTGTTGCTTGCTTATTATTTTTTGCGCCGATTTAATATTGGTGGCTCTTTTCCCGGTGCGAGAAAGGGCGATTTGCAAATTGTTGAAAGGCTCCCCCTGGGACCTCGTCAGAATATCACAGTGATAAAATACCGTGATCGGGAAATGGTAGTTGGCATCACTCACGACAGAATAACTTTGCTTCATGCAAGGGATGAAGGGAATGTTAAGAATAAAAGCGAATTTGCCGGATATCTTGAAAAAGAAAATACCGGCTCTTCTGACTCTTAG